TTGACGCCCTCGCCACCGTCGCTGAGGACCCCTCGGTGATTGCTGAGCTGGTCTCGGTCACTGAAACAGTCACTGAAACAGACGAGGAGACCGCCGGATGAACCTGACCCGTAGCACAGTGCCCCAGGTCGACTGGGGCCTCTATCTGGTCACGGACCCTGTGCTCGGCGGAGGACGGGACGCGGTGGCGGACATTGTCGCCAAGGCGCTCCACGGAGGAGTGAGCGTCGTCCAGCTCAGGGATAAGACCCTCGACGACGACGCTTTCACGACCCGCGCCGTCGAACTGGCCGACATTCTCGCAGGCACCGGCGTCCCCCTGTTCATCAATGACCGGATCGACATCGCGGGCCGCCTCGGACTGCACCTGCATATCGGTCAGGATGACATCGACTTTCGCACCGCCCGCGCGATGCTCCCCGATGACCTGATGATCGGACTGTCCGTCGACAACCATGCCCAGATCCGGGAGATCGAACGGCTCATGCGCGACGGTGTCCGCCCTCCGGATGTTCTGGGGCTGGGGCCGGTGGAGCTCACGGACACCAAGACCGACACCGGCCGCGCCCTGGGGGTCACGGGGCCCGGCAGCGTCCACGAGCTCGCCGCACACGCCCGTGAGCTCGACATCCCCTCTGTCGCCATCGGGCATGTCAACGCTGCTAATGCAGCAGCACTGGGGCGCACCGCCGTGGCAGGCATCTGCGTGGTCTCGGCCATCATGTCCGCCGCAGACCCCACCGCAGCTACCCGAGAACTGCGCTCGCTGTGCCCCCGACCGCTCACCCCCACCGTCGTAGAGGACCCCTCATGATCCCCCGCGTACTCAGCATCGCCGGCACCGACCCCACCGGGGGCGCCGGTGCACAGGCCGACATCAAATCCATCGGGGCGGCAGGGGGGTTCGCCATGAGCGTGGTGACGGCCCTCGTCGCCCAGAACACCCACGGCGTCCGCCAGGTCCACACCCCCGGCACTGACTTCCTGGTCGCCCAGCTCGACGCCGTCTTCGACGACGTGACGGTGGATGCCGTCAAGATCGGGATGCTCGGCACCGCAGAGATCACCCGCACCGTCACCGACTACCTCGCCGACCATCCGGTGCCGGTCACCGTCGTCGACCCGGTGATGGTCGCCACCAGTGGTGACCGTCTCCTCACCGAAGACGCTGAAGCAGCCCTGCGCGACCTGTGTCGGACGGTGGACGTGATCACACCGAACCTCGCGGAGCTCGCCGTCCTCGGAGGCACCGCGACCGCCAGCACGCTGGACGAGGCTCTGGAGCAGGGGCGTACGCTCGCCGCCGACCTACAGACGACCGTCATCGTCAAAGGTGGTCACCTGTCCGGCCCCACCGCCGACAATGCGGTCGTCTCCCCCGACGGGCGCGTCACAGCTGTCCCGGTGCCCCGCGTCGTCACCCACAACACCCACGGCACCGGGTGCTCCCTCTCCTCGGCACTGGCCACGCGGATTGCCGGTGGTGCCGACCCCGCCGAGGCGCTCCGGTGGTCCAGCCGGTGGTTGTCCGAGGCCATCCGCCATGCAGATGACCTGCATGTCGGGTCCGGTAATGGCCCCGTAGACCACACTCACCGTGCCCGGCGACTGTCCCAGGCCGCCGACACCACTCCCTGGCGCCTGACCGCATCCGTTCCGGACCTCCTCACCACCCCGGCCGACCTCGCAGAGGCGGGCCCCGTGGGCGCGGCTGATCCGGTGGCGGCGAGGATCCCCGCCGCCGGGCCGTGGACCACTGCCCTGTGGCAGGCACAGTCCCCGCTGCTGAGCGCGATCACCGGACTTCCGTTCATCACGGATCTGGGTTCCGGCACCCTGGCCACCGAAGACTTCACCTTCTACCTCGCCCAGGACGCGGTCTACCTGTCGCAGTACTCCCCCGCCCTCGCCGCGCTGGGAGCCACCGCCCCCGACTCCGACTCCGCTCTCTTCTGGGTCAGAGGAGCCGTCGAGTGTCTCGAGGAGGAAGCGTCGCTGCACCGCACCTGGCTGGGTGATGTCACCCCCGCAGCGCCGTCTCACGTCACCTCGTCCTACACCTCACATCTGATGCGCTGTGTGCAGTCCCGGGACCACGTCGTCGGCGCCGCCGCCGTACTTCCGTGCTACTGGCTCTACGCCGAAGTCGGCCTGGAACTCGCCGGACGCTCCAGCCCGGACAACCCGTACGCCGCCTGGCTGGAGACCTACTCCGGCGACGACTTCACCGACAGCGTCCGGCAGGCGATCACCTACGTCGAAGACGCATTCGAGG
The genomic region above belongs to Corynebacterium glyciniphilum AJ 3170 and contains:
- the thiE gene encoding thiamine phosphate synthase, which translates into the protein MNLTRSTVPQVDWGLYLVTDPVLGGGRDAVADIVAKALHGGVSVVQLRDKTLDDDAFTTRAVELADILAGTGVPLFINDRIDIAGRLGLHLHIGQDDIDFRTARAMLPDDLMIGLSVDNHAQIREIERLMRDGVRPPDVLGLGPVELTDTKTDTGRALGVTGPGSVHELAAHARELDIPSVAIGHVNAANAAALGRTAVAGICVVSAIMSAADPTAATRELRSLCPRPLTPTVVEDPS
- a CDS encoding bifunctional hydroxymethylpyrimidine kinase/phosphomethylpyrimidine kinase is translated as MIPRVLSIAGTDPTGGAGAQADIKSIGAAGGFAMSVVTALVAQNTHGVRQVHTPGTDFLVAQLDAVFDDVTVDAVKIGMLGTAEITRTVTDYLADHPVPVTVVDPVMVATSGDRLLTEDAEAALRDLCRTVDVITPNLAELAVLGGTATASTLDEALEQGRTLAADLQTTVIVKGGHLSGPTADNAVVSPDGRVTAVPVPRVVTHNTHGTGCSLSSALATRIAGGADPAEALRWSSRWLSEAIRHADDLHVGSGNGPVDHTHRARRLSQAADTTPWRLTASVPDLLTTPADLAEAGPVGAADPVAARIPAAGPWTTALWQAQSPLLSAITGLPFITDLGSGTLATEDFTFYLAQDAVYLSQYSPALAALGATAPDSDSALFWVRGAVECLEEEASLHRTWLGDVTPAAPSHVTSSYTSHLMRCVQSRDHVVGAAAVLPCYWLYAEVGLELAGRSSPDNPYAAWLETYSGDDFTDSVRQAITYVEDAFEAASPRQRAEAARAFLDAARWEVEFFDQAHRR